One part of the Bradyrhizobium sp. CB1650 genome encodes these proteins:
- a CDS encoding TRAP transporter substrate-binding protein, which produces MSFSRRTLLKASAATAVLGGIGAPHVARAQTAEFTYKYANNLPDSHPMNARAKEMAAAIKSETNGRFDLQIFPNNQLGSDTDMLSQIRSGGVEFFTLSGLILATLVPAASINGIGFAFPDYDTVWKAMDGDLGAYVRGEIKKAGLEVMDKIWDNGFRQTTSSTKPITGPDDFKGFKIRVPVSPLWTSMFKAFDAAPASINFSEVYSALQTKVVEGQENPLAIISTAKLYEVQKYCSLTNHMWDGFWFLANRRAWEKLPADVRTIVAKHINAAAVNERADTAKLNANLQQELAGKGLTFNQPTVAPFRDKLRTAGFYAEWKGKYGEQAWDLLEKAVGKLS; this is translated from the coding sequence ATGAGCTTTTCCCGACGCACGCTTCTCAAGGCCTCTGCCGCGACCGCGGTCCTGGGCGGCATTGGCGCGCCCCATGTGGCCCGTGCCCAGACCGCCGAGTTCACCTACAAATACGCCAACAACCTGCCTGACTCGCATCCGATGAACGCTCGCGCCAAGGAGATGGCTGCGGCGATCAAGAGCGAAACCAACGGGCGTTTCGACCTGCAGATCTTTCCGAACAACCAGCTCGGATCCGACACCGACATGCTGAGCCAGATCCGGTCCGGCGGCGTCGAGTTCTTCACGTTGTCCGGCCTGATCCTGGCAACCCTGGTGCCGGCGGCCTCGATCAACGGCATTGGCTTTGCATTCCCGGACTACGACACGGTCTGGAAGGCCATGGACGGCGACCTCGGTGCCTATGTCCGTGGCGAGATCAAGAAGGCCGGCCTGGAGGTCATGGACAAGATTTGGGACAACGGCTTCCGCCAGACCACGTCCTCGACCAAGCCGATCACGGGGCCGGACGATTTCAAGGGCTTCAAGATCCGCGTGCCGGTGTCGCCGCTGTGGACCTCGATGTTCAAGGCGTTCGATGCCGCGCCCGCCTCGATCAATTTCAGCGAGGTCTATTCGGCGCTCCAGACCAAGGTGGTCGAAGGCCAGGAGAACCCGCTGGCGATCATCTCGACCGCAAAGCTCTACGAGGTCCAGAAGTACTGCTCGTTGACCAATCACATGTGGGACGGCTTCTGGTTCCTGGCCAACCGCCGTGCGTGGGAAAAATTGCCGGCGGACGTACGCACCATCGTCGCCAAGCACATCAACGCCGCGGCCGTGAACGAGCGCGCCGATACCGCCAAGCTGAACGCCAATCTCCAGCAGGAGCTCGCCGGCAAGGGCTTGACCTTCAACCAACCCACCGTCGCGCCATTCCGCGACAAGCTGCGGACCGCCGGATTCTATGCCGAGTGGAAAGGCAAATATGGCGAGCAGGCCTGGGATCTCTTGGAAAAAGCCGTCGGCAAGCTGTCGTAA
- a CDS encoding ISNCY family transposase, translated as MGFVLMSKRELNRLDVLARLDGGGLTPSAAADLMRLTLRQTYRLLKRYRNGGAPAVADQRRGQPSNNRLPDVVRDHAVALVREHYADFGPTLAAEKLAERHELRVSRETLRGWMRQAGIWLPRAERKRFQQPRHRREHLGELIQIDGSEHRWFEDRAPPCTLLVFIDDATSTLMELRFVASESTFAYFETLKGYLRQHGKPVAFYSDKHSIFRVSNEDAAGGDGMTQFGRALSELNIEILCANSSQAKGRVERAHQTLQDRLVKELRLAGISSIEAANAFLPAFMADYNRRFAKAPASEHDLHRPMAGTDRLDDILCWREQRYVSRQLVVNYNRMKLMLRPDATTACLAGKLIEVYDFPDGRLELRWKGLALPYSAFDKLQRVSHAAIVENKRLGEVLAWIKEQQDREPNHRGDLVGPRRSSQKAGLLKDRADRLAQVAKSQKPARLARRRCDMEVSAATGQAPSEAAE; from the coding sequence ATGGGATTTGTGCTGATGAGCAAGCGGGAACTGAATCGTCTAGATGTGCTGGCGCGGCTTGATGGTGGCGGGCTGACGCCCTCGGCTGCGGCCGATCTGATGCGCCTCACGCTCCGGCAGACCTATCGGCTGCTCAAGCGCTACCGCAACGGCGGCGCACCGGCCGTGGCCGACCAGCGACGTGGCCAGCCTTCGAACAACCGCCTGCCCGATGTCGTGCGCGATCATGCGGTCGCGTTGGTTCGCGAGCATTACGCGGATTTTGGACCAACGCTGGCCGCCGAGAAGTTGGCCGAGCGCCACGAGCTTCGCGTGTCGCGGGAGACGCTGCGTGGCTGGATGCGGCAGGCCGGGATCTGGTTGCCTCGCGCCGAGCGCAAACGGTTTCAACAGCCCCGTCACCGCCGCGAACATCTCGGCGAACTGATCCAAATCGACGGTTCGGAGCACCGCTGGTTCGAGGACCGTGCACCGCCCTGCACGCTGCTGGTGTTCATCGATGACGCCACCAGCACCTTGATGGAACTCCGCTTCGTTGCCTCCGAAAGCACGTTTGCATATTTTGAGACGCTGAAGGGCTACCTGCGGCAGCACGGCAAGCCGGTAGCGTTCTATTCCGACAAGCATTCGATCTTTCGGGTTTCCAATGAGGATGCCGCGGGCGGCGACGGCATGACACAGTTTGGCCGGGCCTTGTCGGAGCTCAATATCGAGATTCTGTGCGCCAATAGCAGCCAGGCCAAGGGTCGCGTGGAGCGAGCACATCAGACGCTGCAGGATCGGTTGGTGAAGGAGCTGCGGCTGGCCGGGATCTCGAGCATCGAAGCCGCCAACGCGTTTCTCCCGGCGTTCATGGCGGACTACAATCGCCGCTTTGCCAAGGCGCCGGCGAGCGAGCATGATTTGCACCGGCCGATGGCCGGCACTGATCGGCTCGACGACATTCTGTGTTGGCGGGAGCAGCGCTATGTTTCGCGCCAGCTTGTGGTGAATTACAACCGCATGAAGCTGATGCTACGGCCCGATGCAACAACCGCCTGTCTCGCTGGCAAGCTGATCGAAGTCTACGACTTCCCCGACGGCCGGCTTGAACTGCGCTGGAAAGGCCTTGCGCTGCCCTATTCCGCCTTCGACAAGCTGCAGCGGGTTAGCCATGCCGCGATTGTCGAGAACAAGCGGCTCGGCGAGGTCTTGGCCTGGATCAAGGAGCAGCAGGATCGAGAGCCCAACCATCGCGGCGATCTGGTCGGTCCGAGGCGATCGAGCCAGAAAGCCGGTCTCCTGAAGGACCGTGCCGACCGCCTTGCTCAGGTCGCAAAATCACAAAAGCCCGCCCGCCTGGCCCGCCGCCGCTGCGATATGGAGGTCTCCGCAGCGACGGGCCAGGCTCCGTCAGAAGCCGCGGAGTGA
- a CDS encoding Xaa-Pro peptidase family protein, translating into MQENVARASGSRTIPFDAARLDGLMEAAGLDVLIVASKHNVQYLLGAERAIFFDYMDAMGVSRYLPVLVYPKGAPEKAVYVGHRLETHQRAVAPPWVPQVRTESNGSVDAVMRAVGLIRDAGVPLKRVGIEMAFLPMDAGRALTEALPGAELKDALLVLERLRAVKSADELAKLKTASELVIASMLEVISQHGPGTTKQQLSDALRVAEVNRGLTFEYCLLACGNSHNRAPSSQRWEQGDVLSLDSGGNYHGYIGDLARMAVLGDPDAELKDCLAEIEAVQRAAFAAVRPGALGGDIYVAAERQLAEISQRGCTDFLAHGMGLVSHEAPRLTATGPVPYDDVDARRPLEAGMVVSIETTMKHPRRGFIKLEDTVAVTPTGYEIFGEGGRGWNLGGSAL; encoded by the coding sequence ATGCAGGAGAACGTTGCGCGCGCCAGCGGCTCTCGCACCATTCCATTCGATGCCGCCAGGCTCGACGGTCTCATGGAGGCCGCCGGGCTCGACGTCCTGATCGTGGCCTCCAAGCACAATGTGCAGTACCTGCTCGGTGCCGAGCGCGCGATCTTCTTCGATTACATGGATGCCATGGGCGTCAGCCGCTATCTGCCGGTCCTGGTCTACCCCAAGGGCGCCCCCGAGAAGGCCGTCTATGTCGGCCATCGGTTGGAGACCCACCAGCGCGCTGTGGCGCCGCCTTGGGTGCCGCAGGTCCGGACCGAGTCCAACGGATCGGTCGATGCGGTGATGCGGGCCGTGGGCCTGATCCGGGACGCCGGCGTGCCGCTCAAGCGCGTCGGGATCGAGATGGCGTTCCTGCCGATGGATGCGGGCCGGGCGCTCACCGAGGCCCTGCCCGGCGCCGAGCTGAAGGACGCGCTGCTGGTTCTGGAGCGGCTGCGCGCGGTGAAGTCGGCGGACGAGCTGGCCAAGCTCAAGACAGCCTCGGAGCTCGTCATTGCATCGATGCTGGAGGTGATCTCGCAGCACGGCCCGGGCACGACCAAGCAGCAATTGTCCGACGCGCTGCGCGTCGCCGAAGTCAACCGCGGCTTGACCTTCGAATACTGCCTGCTGGCCTGTGGCAACAGCCATAACCGTGCGCCGTCGTCGCAGCGCTGGGAGCAAGGCGACGTGCTGTCGCTGGATTCCGGCGGCAACTATCACGGCTATATCGGCGACCTCGCGCGCATGGCCGTGCTGGGCGATCCGGACGCCGAGCTGAAGGATTGTCTCGCCGAGATCGAGGCCGTCCAGCGCGCCGCCTTCGCCGCGGTCCGGCCCGGCGCCTTGGGTGGCGACATCTACGTCGCGGCCGAGCGGCAGCTTGCGGAGATCAGCCAGCGCGGCTGCACCGATTTCCTGGCCCACGGCATGGGCCTCGTCAGCCACGAGGCCCCTCGCCTGACGGCCACCGGTCCGGTTCCCTATGACGACGTCGACGCGCGCCGGCCGCTCGAAGCCGGCATGGTGGTGTCGATCGAAACCACGATGAAGCATCCGAGGCGCGGCTTCATCAAGCTCGAGGACACGGTCGCGGTGACGCCGACCGGCTACGAGATTTTTGGCGAGGGTGGTCGCGGCTGGAATCTCGGCGGCAGTGCGCTTTGA
- a CDS encoding primary-amine oxidase, translated as MLDAIKTKSPSQAATPHPLDPLTAEEISAACTLVRAAAASPESCRFPTVRLEEPSKQELATGAGLPRRAFVLTLDIVTGEAVEHIVDLGGGEIVDRKVVPNREAPYGQPPVMLEEFFKCEAVVKADPAWRAAMHRRGLTDKDIELVQVDPFSSGFFDKEFERGARIVRAVNYFREHPQDNGYAHPIEGVVAVVDLIGGRVIDLTDEDPIVPIPRKKRNYGAHEVKNPRTDIKPLHIEQPDGAGFRVDGWKVDWQKWSFRIGFTPREGLVLHQLAYQDGARKRSLIHRASVTEMVVPYADPTANHFWKSAFDAGEYGLGMLANALELGCDCLGNIHYFDVPAADSKGEPLVMQNAICMHEEDYGIIWKHYEFRNGLFEVRRSRRLVISFFATVGNYDYGFYWYLYQDGTIQLETKLTGIIQTAAVKPGEKYRWGGMVDDNLGGPTHQHFFNVRLHMDLDGGGNTVTEHEFVPRPWGHDNPHGNVFDTTTRILSRERDAASVANGETGRFWKISNPNETNSVGGAPAYKLVVNPSPLMLAQEGSYVRRRGGFATKHVWVTAFDPAEKYASGDYPNVHAGGDGLPRYAAQNRNIENADIVVWHSFGHTHVCKPEDFPIMPVEYAGFMLKPTGFFAANAAGDIPSDRNSRSVLAGDHKAAGGGSCCHAS; from the coding sequence ATGCTGGACGCCATCAAAACCAAATCGCCGTCGCAGGCCGCAACACCGCATCCGCTCGATCCGCTGACGGCCGAGGAGATCTCTGCGGCGTGCACGCTGGTACGTGCGGCGGCGGCGTCGCCCGAGAGCTGCCGCTTCCCGACGGTACGGCTGGAAGAGCCGAGCAAGCAGGAGCTGGCGACGGGGGCAGGGCTGCCGCGCCGTGCCTTCGTGCTGACGCTGGACATCGTGACCGGCGAGGCGGTCGAGCACATCGTCGATCTCGGCGGCGGCGAGATCGTCGACCGCAAGGTCGTGCCGAACCGCGAGGCGCCCTATGGGCAGCCTCCGGTGATGCTCGAGGAGTTCTTCAAATGCGAGGCCGTGGTCAAGGCCGATCCCGCCTGGCGCGCGGCGATGCACCGGCGCGGCCTCACCGACAAGGACATCGAGCTGGTCCAGGTCGATCCGTTCTCCTCGGGCTTCTTCGACAAGGAATTCGAGCGCGGCGCACGCATCGTGCGCGCCGTAAACTATTTTCGCGAGCATCCCCAAGACAACGGCTACGCCCATCCGATCGAGGGCGTCGTCGCGGTCGTCGACCTGATCGGGGGCAGGGTCATCGACCTCACCGATGAGGATCCGATCGTTCCGATCCCGCGCAAGAAGCGAAACTACGGCGCCCACGAAGTCAAGAATCCACGCACCGACATCAAGCCGCTGCACATCGAGCAGCCGGACGGCGCGGGGTTCCGTGTCGATGGCTGGAAGGTGGATTGGCAGAAGTGGAGCTTTCGCATCGGCTTCACGCCGCGCGAGGGCCTGGTGTTGCATCAGCTCGCCTACCAGGACGGCGCGCGCAAGCGTTCCCTGATCCATCGCGCGAGCGTGACCGAGATGGTGGTGCCCTACGCCGATCCGACCGCCAACCATTTCTGGAAGTCGGCATTCGACGCCGGTGAATACGGGCTCGGCATGCTCGCCAATGCGCTCGAGCTCGGCTGCGATTGCCTCGGCAACATCCATTATTTCGACGTGCCGGCGGCCGACAGCAAGGGCGAGCCGCTCGTCATGCAGAACGCTATCTGCATGCATGAGGAAGATTACGGAATTATCTGGAAACACTACGAATTCCGCAACGGCCTGTTCGAGGTCCGCAGGTCCCGGCGGCTCGTCATCTCGTTCTTCGCAACGGTCGGTAATTACGACTACGGCTTCTACTGGTACCTCTACCAGGACGGCACGATCCAGCTCGAGACCAAGCTCACCGGCATCATCCAGACTGCGGCCGTCAAGCCCGGCGAAAAGTATCGCTGGGGCGGCATGGTCGACGACAATCTGGGCGGACCCACGCACCAGCACTTCTTCAACGTGCGACTGCATATGGATCTCGACGGCGGCGGCAACACTGTCACCGAGCATGAGTTCGTGCCACGGCCCTGGGGTCATGACAATCCGCATGGCAACGTGTTCGATACGACGACACGCATCCTGTCGCGCGAGCGCGACGCGGCGTCGGTTGCCAACGGCGAGACTGGCCGCTTTTGGAAGATCAGCAACCCGAACGAGACCAATTCGGTCGGCGGTGCGCCAGCCTACAAGCTCGTTGTCAATCCGAGCCCGCTGATGCTGGCGCAGGAGGGCAGTTACGTGCGCAGGCGCGGCGGCTTTGCGACCAAGCATGTCTGGGTCACTGCGTTCGACCCCGCTGAAAAATACGCCAGCGGCGACTATCCCAACGTCCATGCCGGCGGCGACGGCCTGCCGCGCTATGCCGCGCAGAACCGCAACATCGAGAATGCCGACATCGTGGTGTGGCACTCCTTCGGCCACACCCATGTCTGCAAGCCGGAGGATTTCCCGATCATGCCGGTCGAATATGCCGGCTTCATGCTGAAGCCGACCGGCTTCTTCGCGGCCAACGCGGCCGGCGACATTCCGTCGGACCGCAACAGCCGCAGCGTGCTCGCCGGCGACCACAAGGCGGCGGGCGGCGGATCGTGCTGCCACGCAAGCTAG